In Stomoxys calcitrans chromosome 2, idStoCalc2.1, whole genome shotgun sequence, the following proteins share a genomic window:
- the LOC106089241 gene encoding transmembrane protein 141: MNDIKRLKDQQREKHPGFDAYMECMTRSLFTGLASFCLGFSGLYFAQKVIQSKIRYPLQYNILTSTLAATLISYEVTSRRTKACQAAWMAAEDKHTILKTQEY; encoded by the exons ATGAATGATATAAAGCGACTGAAAGACCAACAACGTGAAAAACATCCTGGATTTGATGCGTATATGGAATGCATGACACGATCTTTATTTACTGGTTTAGCCTCCTTCTGCCTAG GATTTTCCGGTTTgtattttgcccaaaaagtcatACAATCTAAAATTCGATATCCTCTACAATATAATATATTAACCTCTACGTTGGCTGCCACACTGATATCGTACGAGGTAACAAGTAGAAGAACTAAAGCTTGTCAAGCGGCGTGGATGGCAGCAGAAGATAAACATACTATACTTAAAACACAAGAATATTAA
- the LOC106089239 gene encoding putative GTP-binding protein 6: protein MSARQLINRSIALSSVSLHSAFPKASAFKTVQYVRLKYTQNKGVKGIRNRKSLYESKEKCQEEEVEHQGQENGDCFSFNLEDSEYDLVANGAMRVTRKTSQPQNVLVIQPYVKWGVKRATNITPEDQIQEAEALVHSIANWRVAMSIKVPLESLERKTLFGKGKMEELKSVVNELRQVKSHNQKPLTCIFVSKGTLSFAQKNLLESTFGLPIMDRYSVVIQILRLHATSAEARLQVAMAEIPYIWAQAKDFNSSKSTKLGYSLTDTQREILKSREKKLKFELERIRAHRKLLRNKRKQNNYPIVAVVGYTNAGKTSLIKALTNEQTIEPRDQLFATLDVTAHAGKLPCNLEVIYMDTVGFMSEIPTGLIECFVATLEDAMLADVILHIHDVSHNCYQSQKQHVEQTLQKLRDNMFIGRDSEELAEFPPVIDVGNKVDLINNNKVNQDFEGFLISAKQQTGLSPLLNDIEDQILKTTQRKKITIRVPSGGSEMAWLYKNTAVVNIHANEKDSQHLLMDIIIKESVLQQFKKLFCQ, encoded by the exons ATGAGTGCACGACAACTAATAAATAGATCTATAGCATTAAGTTCAGTGTCCTTACATAGTGCATTTCCAAAGGCTAGTGCGTTTAAGACTGTGCAGTATGTGCGTCTTAAATATACACAAAACAAGGGAGTCAAGGGTATACGTAATCGTAAAAGTTTATATGAATCGAAAGAGAAATGTCAAGAGGAAGAAGTGGAACATCAAGGGCAGGAAAATGGTGACTGTTTTTCATTCAACTTGGAGGATAg CGAATACGATCTAGTTGCTAATGGAGCCATGCGGGTTACTCGAAAAACTAGTCAGCCTCAAAATGTTCTGGTAATACAACCCTATGTCAAGTGGGGCGTTAAACGAGCTACAAACATCACACCAGAAGATCAAATACAAGAAGCCGAAGCCCTGGTACATTCAATTGCCAACTGGCGTGTGGCAATGTCCATCAAAGTTCCCTTAGAGTCTCTAGAGCGTAAAACATTATTTGGCAAAGGCAAAATGGAAGAACTAAAGTCAGTTGTCAATGAGCTGCGACAGGTTAAAAGCCATAATCAAAAACCTCTAACCTGTATATTCGTAAGCAAAGGCACCTTAAGTTTTGCACAAAAGAACCTACTTGAGTCGACATTCGGTTTGCCCATAATGGATCGATATTCAGTGGTTATACAAATTCTTCGTCTACATGCTACTAGTGCTGAGGCACGTCTACAGGTGGCTATGGCTGAGATACCTTACATTTGGGCCCAAGCTAAAGATTTCAATAGCTCAAAATCAACTAAACTAGGCTATTCTCTGACAGACACACAACGAGAGATACTGAAGAGTCGAGAAAAGAAATTGAAGTTTGAATTGGAACGCATAAGAGCGCACAG AAAACTATTACGCAATAAACGGAAACAAAACAACTACCCCATTGTAGCCGTCGTTGGATATACTAACGCCGGCAAGACATCTCTTATCAAAGCGTTGACCAATGAACAGACCATAGAGCCGAGAGACCAATTATTTGCCACATTAGATGTAACAGCACATGCTGGAAAATTACCATGTAATTTGGAAGTCATATACATGGATACTGTTGGCTTTATGTCTGAAATACCTACCGGCTTGATAGAATGCTTTGTTGCCACTTTAGAAGATGCCATGTTAGCTGATGTAATTTTGCATATTCATGATGTATCCCACAATTGCTATCAGTCCCAGAAACAACATGTTGAGCAAACTTTGCAAAAGCTTAGGGATAATATGTTCATTGGTAGGGATAGTGAAGAGCTTGCTGAATTTCCACCTGTGATCGATGTTGGCAATAAAGTTGATTTAATCAATAATAATAAAGTCAATCAAGATTTTGAAGGCTTTTTGATATCGGCCAAACAACAAACTGGTCTCTCACCATTACTTAATGATATCGAAGATCAGATTCTTAAAACAACACAgcgtaaaaaaattacaatacgAGTGCCCAGTGGAGGCTCAGAAATGGCTTGGCTCTATAAGAATACTGCTGTGGTCAATATACACGCTAACGAAAAGGATTCCCAACATCTACTAATGGACATTATTAtaaaggaaagcgttttgcaacaGTTTAAAAAACTGTTTTGCCAATAA
- the LOC106089238 gene encoding dihydroxyacetone phosphate acyltransferase isoform X2, giving the protein MDHIKQGLGKNPVLYLPSHRSYMDFILMSYICFHYDIEIPGIAAGMDFHSMFAMGTMLRKTGAFFMRRSFSNDELYWDVFREYMYALVGVYHIGVEFFIEGTRSRNFKSLVPKVGLLSMALLPFFSGEVSDITIVPVSVSYERVLEEQLFVYELLGVPKPKESTKGFFKALKIIDERFGKMYLDFGQPISVREFLGEQGTASRLKRSTLGAHLQKLNKMEIELVKNLATEIIYQQQRRIVITTFNLISLYFASQYYVDASVNIDEISRGIVSLRNMFEVLGAHMATDVNSIKHEIIETVEIHSNIVNFKQALLEFTQVPVDQLAQEIDVSRLKAHALTPQTMAVAVPSMALQLYINPCLFWLARPGYLIMAAMQLQKDQETSKRQGAVDGSYKETIGYLSKQVQKLDEIFKHEFIIASNNREIEEFEQNLKLLENYGVLDISKTGTITVKHNECSRSVLAALAPFLCLYYQLAVTLNKLSAESLEEFSSKTILVRVQKRIESMLLENSNNLHVHPYCLALDNLNIALHSLVQSSYLIRNRETGNFKLSGNKSLADLEMLLLELCNLMPFQQYCHNRIFSKL; this is encoded by the exons ATGGATCACATTAAGCAGGGTTTGGGAAAGAATCCTGTGTTGTATTTGCCAAGCCATCGCAGCTACATGGATTTCATACTGATGTCCTACATATGTTTCCATTATGACATTGAAATACCTGGAATAGCAGCTGGCATGG ATTTTCATTCTATGTTTGCTATGGGCACAATGCTAAGAAAAACTGGTGCTTTTTTCATGCGTAGATCTTTTTCGAATGATGAACTATACTGGGATGTATTTCGTGAATATATGTATGCATTGGTGGGAGTCTATCACATAGGTGTGGAGTTCTTTATTGAAGGCACGCGCAGTCGAAACTTTAAATCGCTGGTTCCCAAGGTGGGCCTATTGTCTATGGCTCTGTTGCCATTTTTCAGTGGCGAGGTTTCGGATATAACCATAGTTCCAGTAAGTGTGTCCTATGAACGCGTCTTGGAAGAGCAGTTATTCGTTTATGAACTTTTGGGTGTTCCCAAGCCCAAGGAATCTACCAAGGGGTTCTTTAAGGCCCTCAAAATCATTGATGAACGATTTGGCAAAATGTATTTGGACTTTGGCCAACCAATTTCGGTGAGGGAATTCCTTGGCGAGCAGGGCACAGCCAGCAGACTGAAAAGATCCACATTGGGAGCCCATTTGCAGAAGttaaataaaatggaaattGAATTGGTGAAAAACCTGGCAACAGAG ATAATCTATCAACAACAAAGACGCATAGTTATAACGACATTTAATCTCATTAGTCTATATTTTGCTAGTCAATATTATGTTGATGCTTCGGTTAACATTGATGAAATCTCACGCGGCATTGTGTCGCTTAGGAATATGTTCGAAGTGCTTGGAGCCCACATGGCAACGGATGTCAATAGTATTAAGCATGAAATTATCGAAACTGTCGAAATACATTCGAATATTGTTAATTTCAAGCAAGCTCTTCTCGAGTTCACTCAAGTACCAGTTGATCAATTGGCTCAGGAAATTGATGTTAGCCGCCTAAAGGCCCACGCGCTAACACCTCAAACAATGGCTGTGGCAGTGCCCAGCATGGCACTACAATTATATATAAATCCCTGTCTATTTTGGCTTGCCCGTCCTGGATATTTAATAATGGCAGCAATGCAATTGCAAAAAGATCAAGAAACCTCCAAGAGGCAAGGAGCCGTCGATGGCTCATATAAAGAAACCATTGGATATTTATCAAAACAAGTGCAGAAGCTTGATGAGATTTTTAAACATGAATTCATCATTGCGTCTAATAATCGTGAAATTGAG gaatttgaacaaaatttaaaattgttagAAAATTATGGAGTGCTGGACATTTCAAAAACGGGTACAATAACAGTTAAACATAATGAATGTAGTCGAAGTGTACTTGCAGCTTTGGCCCCATTTTTATGCCTCTATTATCAACTAGCAGTTACCCTCAACAAA CTTTCCGCCGAAAGTCTAGAAGAATTTTCTTCCAAAACAATTTTGGTAAGAGTACAAAAGCGTATAGAATCTATGTTACTCGAGAACTCCAACAATTTGCATGTCCATCCCTATTGTTTGGCCCTGGATAATTTAAATATAGCATTACACTCTCTGGTGCAGAGCTCCTATTTGATAAGGAATCGTGAGACGGGCAACTTTAAACTCTCCGGCAACAAATCACTTGCTGATTTGGAGATGCTTTTGCTGGAGCTCTGCAATTTAATGCCCTTTCAGCAATATTGCCATAATAGAATTTTCTCAAAGTTATAA